ACGGATTAATCCAAGTTATTCCTTCCTTGACTTTTATACAGCTTTTTCTCCGGGTGATATACCAATCAGTGATGCAAGCGGAACATTTCTCCAATTCTTCTTACGGGTTATAAATAGGCGCGATTCTTTGAACATTGCTGATAAATGGGATATAACTCCAAATCTAACATATAATTTCAGGATGGGACTTATCAAAAGCACAGATCTTGCAGATTTCATCTTTGTGAACGATTATGTTGATTATAGCAAAGAAAAAGAAGCCTTGGGTTTTAAAGATGAATATTCAGGTGGTGGTAACAGCCCTTTCCATTCAGCGCCTGATTTTATGTTAAATAGAAGTTTTGATTTTGCCAATGAGCTTTCTTACAAATTCAACTTTCTCGATGGTGTGTCGCTACTTGTAGGACACGAGTATTCGTGGAGCAAAAGCGTATCACCGGGAAGCTATACAAAAAGCGCCCCAAAACGGACAGGTAATTCATTTTATTTTCAAAATCTCTGGACATACAAAAAACTAACGGTTTCCCTTGGTGCAAGATGGGACCAGATGACGACATTTATCGAGGATTTTGACGATGAATTGTCGCCAAGGTTTGGAATAAATTATCAGTTCAAGCCCGGCACGAGTTTGAGATTTTCAGTTGGTAGGGCAAGAAGATTTCCTGAATATGCGCGTCAGTTTGGCTTTGCGCAAAGTGCAGGGAAGCTCTTTGGGAATCCTTTTATAGGACCGGAAATCAACTGGACTTATGAACTTGGTTTCCACTTTTCAACAAAATATCTCTCAGGCGATATAGCATATTTTTATGATGACTATTCCGATTTTGAGATTCCATTGCCTGTAAGTGCCGCAGGTTATGCTGATGGTGGAGATTATACGGAAAAGGTTTTTGGAATACCAAGAGAGCAATTTGCAATACTTGATAAGGACCCTTCACATCCCAGAGCTCATTTCTTCACTAATGGTCCTGATGTGGTAGCTCAGGGATTTGATACGACATTTGATGCAAATCCTGTGAAGAATTGGAATATAAGTGTTTCATATTTATTCCAACGCCATACAGTTGGAAATAGAAACCCCTTCGATTTCCGGCAGGGTACACCACAAGAACTTTGGTTAGATTCCAAAGGGAAAGCAATAGGACCGAAGTTTCAGGGAGGCAACCGCATCATATACACACCAACACATATTTTCAAAGTGAGTTCTGATTATACTTTCCCTTTTGGTTTGAGATTGGATGTTACAGGAAGATTCAAGAGCACAGTTAAATTTGTTTCAGCCGTATATCCCGGAGGAATATTCAACCAGCCCGAGCATTGGATATGGGATTTAAAATTTTCACAACCTCTTTTCAATAATAAGATAAAACTCACATTTTCGATTGAAAATGTATTCAGCAAACTTTACTATGAAAGCGGCGGTATTCCTTCCAATGTTGCAAAATATACCTTAGGCGTATCAGCAACTTTCTAAAAGAAATAAATTTCCATTAGACTTGAGAGCGGTGCAGTGCCGCTCTTTTTTTATGCCCCTTCTTTTTTTTATTTTCAAAAATCCGAAGATTATTTTGATTGAATGGTATTTATTTTGTATTAGAGGGAAAAGGTTGATTGAGAAAAAAATGAAATTTATTGTTGAAAAAAAGACTATATTCTGCGCTTTTGCTTTTCTTTTCCTTTTCTCCTTCTATCCATTATTTTATGCAGATTCAACGATGAGGATAAACAGGCATTCGGTATTTGTGGACACTAAGCTGAAAAAACATTTCAAGAAGAGAAAGTTTAATAATGCAGTTGTAATTCTTAAAAATTCAGAATCAAAAATGTATTCTGGAATAAATACAAGATTAGCTGAAATGAGGGAGAGGTTGTCATTATTGGATAAAAAAATTGCTGGCATTAAGAGAAAGCTTGCATCAAATGAGAAAACTGAAAAAAAGAATGCTGCAAGAAAAATAAAAAAAATAAATAAACTCCGAAGTAGAAGAGAGAATATTGAGCGTAAATACATAAGAATCAGCAAATCCATCAATCGCTTCATTGATGCAAGAAATAGAGAAAAAATAGAAGAACTTATTTTTTCAATAAGAGGTGATAATAAAAGTCATCTGGATTTGATCCCCAAAAGAA
This region of Candidatus Schekmanbacteria bacterium genomic DNA includes:
- a CDS encoding TonB-dependent receptor, yielding ETYSFYHSWGNKYFNYALSGSYSHQSGVTTADTNPVGNAYRLYGATFPNDARLDNGTKVVPGRKDIPYRSGDNLNKLMDDGDRDKGERYSVGLNLNINLFKNNTLRINPSYSFLDFYTAFSPGDIPISDASGTFLQFFLRVINRRDSLNIADKWDITPNLTYNFRMGLIKSTDLADFIFVNDYVDYSKEKEALGFKDEYSGGGNSPFHSAPDFMLNRSFDFANELSYKFNFLDGVSLLVGHEYSWSKSVSPGSYTKSAPKRTGNSFYFQNLWTYKKLTVSLGARWDQMTTFIEDFDDELSPRFGINYQFKPGTSLRFSVGRARRFPEYARQFGFAQSAGKLFGNPFIGPEINWTYELGFHFSTKYLSGDIAYFYDDYSDFEIPLPVSAAGYADGGDYTEKVFGIPREQFAILDKDPSHPRAHFFTNGPDVVAQGFDTTFDANPVKNWNISVSYLFQRHTVGNRNPFDFRQGTPQELWLDSKGKAIGPKFQGGNRIIYTPTHIFKVSSDYTFPFGLRLDVTGRFKSTVKFVSAVYPGGIFNQPEHWIWDLKFSQPLFNNKIKLTFSIENVFSKLYYESGGIPSNVAKYTLGVSATF